In a single window of the Pseudogemmatithrix spongiicola genome:
- a CDS encoding DNA-3-methyladenine glycosylase family protein, producing the protein MPPRHAKAIAHLSAVDPILGRWIAQAGPCSLTRERSGTHFAAVARSIIYQQLSGKAAGTIHARFEALFDGRSPEPHEVLKVKHTALRGIGLSERKAEYVRGLAEDVHRGRIPLERVDAMPDAEVIETLTQVRGVGEWTAQMFLMFRLGRLDVLPTLDLGIQTAIKRLYGLRSHPKPERVAKLGAKWAPYRTVASWYLWRVVDDPPQ; encoded by the coding sequence ATGCCTCCACGCCACGCGAAGGCCATCGCGCACCTGAGCGCCGTCGATCCGATCCTCGGCCGCTGGATCGCGCAGGCCGGCCCCTGCTCGCTGACGCGCGAGCGCAGCGGGACCCATTTCGCCGCTGTCGCGCGTTCCATCATCTACCAGCAGTTGAGCGGCAAGGCGGCCGGGACCATCCACGCGCGCTTCGAGGCGCTGTTCGACGGACGGTCGCCGGAGCCGCACGAGGTGCTGAAGGTCAAGCACACGGCGCTGCGCGGCATCGGGCTCTCGGAGCGCAAGGCCGAGTACGTGCGCGGCCTCGCGGAAGACGTGCATCGGGGGCGGATCCCGCTCGAGCGCGTGGACGCGATGCCAGACGCCGAGGTGATCGAGACGCTCACGCAGGTGCGCGGGGTGGGGGAGTGGACCGCGCAGATGTTCTTGATGTTCCGGCTGGGGCGGCTTGATGTGCTGCCGACGCTGGACCTCGGGATACAGACCGCCATCAAGCGGCTTTATGGACTGCGCTCGCATCCCAAACCGGAGCGCGTGGCGAAACTCGGCGCCAAGTGGGCGCCTTACCGGACGGTGGCTTCGTGGTATCTGTGGAGAGTGGTGGACGATCCGCCGCAGTAG
- a CDS encoding sigma-70 family RNA polymerase sigma factor: MSFHRDELVQRHIGLVHYLARRLHTTLADDADLDELVSAGLGGLLAAAEAFDASRGLAFSTYAATRIRGAMLDELRRVDPLTRGARTRARRLERTRDSLAQSLHRNPDSQELADALDTDLLGLLAWEREALDATPLSLDASQAPPHIDTPRREDRIPAVDPDLDLELDRERERERLREALHSLDRDALEVLVLSFFEDRPLREIAPRLGVTESGASRIRARALRQLKLRLTNPRVA; this comes from the coding sequence ATGTCTTTCCACCGCGACGAACTCGTGCAGCGCCACATCGGGCTGGTGCACTATCTCGCCCGCCGGCTGCACACGACGCTCGCCGACGACGCCGATCTCGACGAGCTCGTCAGCGCCGGCCTCGGGGGACTCCTCGCCGCCGCCGAAGCCTTCGACGCCTCCCGCGGACTCGCGTTCTCCACCTACGCCGCCACGCGCATCCGCGGCGCCATGCTCGACGAACTCCGTCGCGTCGATCCGCTCACGCGCGGCGCGCGAACCCGCGCCCGCCGACTCGAACGCACCCGCGATTCCCTCGCGCAGTCGCTGCACCGCAATCCCGACAGCCAGGAACTCGCCGACGCGCTCGACACCGACCTCCTCGGACTGCTCGCCTGGGAACGCGAGGCGCTCGACGCCACACCCTTGAGTCTCGACGCCAGCCAGGCGCCGCCGCACATCGACACCCCGCGCCGCGAAGATCGCATTCCCGCCGTCGACCCCGACCTCGATCTCGAACTCGATCGGGAGCGCGAACGCGAACGCCTGCGCGAGGCCCTGCACTCGCTCGACCGCGACGCCCTCGAAGTCCTCGTCCTCTCCTTCTTCGAAGACCGCCCGCTCCGCGAAATCGCCCCCCGACTCGGCGTCACCGAATCGGGCGCCAGCCGCATCCGCGCCCGCGCCCTGCGTCAACTCAAGCTCCGCCTCACAAACCCGCGCGTCGCCTGA
- a CDS encoding TIGR01777 family oxidoreductase — translation MPRGTVVQRRTEMPVSAEALFAWHERPGAFERLTPGFMPARVLSRSGGITDGSRVTLGIPVGPVTTTWEMEHVGYVQGREFRDVQRSGPFAHWEHIHRMEPLGDSTSVLDDRITYALPLPPFGDVVAGWFTRERLERLLQWRHALTKLDLERHAQFAAQPRLRIAVTGASGFLGTSLCAFLTTGGHSVLRIGRGRGNDVHWDPARGQLDASALEGVDAVIHLAGSSVAERWTSEHKRSIRESRVQSTRLIAQAIAKLTRKPRVLLSGSAIGIYGSRADEVLDESSTLGDDFLADVGREWEAETRAAEDAGVRVVHLRTGIVLNPAGGALAKMVTPFQAGVGGKLGSGAQWMSWISREDWIGAAHHALFTDTVRGAVNLVGPEPVTAATFAATLARVLGRPNLFPVPAFALKTLFGEMAAGTILASQRVMPKALQTSGFAFAHPSLATALRFELGLL, via the coding sequence TTGCCGCGCGGCACGGTGGTGCAGCGGCGCACCGAGATGCCGGTGAGCGCCGAGGCGCTGTTCGCCTGGCACGAGCGGCCGGGTGCGTTCGAGCGCTTGACCCCGGGGTTCATGCCGGCGCGCGTGCTCTCGCGCAGCGGCGGCATCACAGACGGCTCGCGCGTGACGCTGGGCATCCCCGTCGGGCCGGTGACGACGACCTGGGAAATGGAACACGTCGGCTACGTGCAGGGCCGCGAGTTCCGCGATGTGCAGCGCTCGGGCCCGTTCGCGCACTGGGAGCACATCCACCGGATGGAGCCGCTCGGCGACTCCACGAGTGTGCTCGATGACCGCATCACGTATGCGCTGCCGTTGCCGCCCTTCGGCGACGTGGTCGCCGGCTGGTTCACGCGCGAGCGCCTCGAGCGCCTGCTGCAGTGGCGGCATGCACTGACCAAGCTCGACCTCGAGCGACACGCGCAGTTCGCCGCGCAGCCGCGGCTGCGCATCGCGGTCACGGGCGCCAGCGGATTCCTCGGCACATCGCTCTGCGCCTTTCTCACGACGGGCGGGCACAGCGTACTGCGCATCGGGCGCGGGCGCGGCAACGACGTGCACTGGGATCCGGCGCGCGGGCAGCTCGATGCGAGCGCCCTGGAGGGCGTGGACGCCGTGATCCACCTCGCGGGGTCGAGCGTGGCCGAGCGCTGGACGTCGGAGCACAAGCGCAGCATCCGCGAGAGCCGCGTGCAGTCGACGCGGTTGATCGCGCAGGCCATCGCGAAGCTCACGCGCAAGCCGCGCGTGCTGCTGAGCGGCTCGGCGATCGGCATCTATGGGTCGCGCGCCGACGAGGTCCTGGACGAGTCGTCGACGCTCGGCGACGACTTCCTGGCCGACGTGGGGCGCGAGTGGGAAGCCGAGACGCGCGCGGCGGAAGACGCGGGCGTGCGGGTGGTGCATCTGCGCACGGGCATCGTGCTCAACCCGGCGGGCGGCGCGCTGGCGAAGATGGTGACGCCGTTCCAGGCGGGCGTGGGCGGCAAGCTCGGCAGCGGTGCGCAGTGGATGAGTTGGATCAGCCGCGAGGATTGGATCGGCGCGGCGCATCACGCGCTGTTCACCGATACCGTGCGCGGTGCGGTGAATCTCGTGGGGCCGGAGCCGGTGACCGCCGCGACCTTCGCCGCGACCTTGGCGCGCGTGCTGGGGCGGCCGAACCTGTTTCCTGTGCCGGCGTTCGCGCTCAAGACGCTGTTCGGCGAGATGGCCGCGGGGACGATCCTCGCGAGCCAGCGCGTAATGCCGAAGGCGCTGCA
- a CDS encoding sigma-54-dependent transcriptional regulator, which yields MATILYVDDEPAVGQLLGHMIERAGHHAVGASSVHEALKVLARERVDLIVSDHQMPGLTGLDLLELLKTEGYDIPLIILTGYASIEHAVSAIKAGAVDYITKPVDGPHLEIALEQALKFESLKRENAALRDEVMQLRQNQQILGDSPAIQKALNEVAMAAPTRASVLLLGESGTGKELFARAIHEQSERRSQPFIKINCAAIPEGLIESALFGHEKGAFTGAIKRVEGAFERANRGTLLLDEISEMRLDLQAKLLRVLQEGEFERVGGETPIKVDVRIIATSNRALAEDAAEGRFRQDLYFRLSVIPIHIPPLRERRSDIPLLAMRFAMRAAQEYKKDIQGIAPDAMEWLRAQAWPGNVRELQHLVERAVVLSRDPVLTFPAFAGTDRRATPVAVPATSAAANPATLPDGAIVLDSLDIASAEQRLIEVALARTNGNRTKAAELLGISIRTLRTRLNAPDA from the coding sequence ATGGCGACCATCCTCTACGTCGACGACGAACCGGCAGTCGGCCAGCTGCTCGGCCACATGATCGAGCGCGCCGGCCACCATGCGGTCGGGGCCTCGTCCGTCCACGAGGCCCTGAAGGTCCTCGCGCGCGAACGCGTGGACCTCATCGTCTCCGACCACCAGATGCCGGGCCTCACGGGCCTCGACCTGCTCGAGCTCCTGAAGACCGAAGGCTACGACATCCCGCTCATCATCCTCACCGGCTATGCGAGCATCGAGCACGCGGTGAGTGCCATCAAGGCCGGCGCGGTGGACTATATCACCAAGCCCGTCGATGGACCGCATCTCGAGATCGCCCTCGAGCAGGCGCTCAAGTTCGAGAGCCTCAAGCGCGAGAACGCCGCGCTGCGCGACGAAGTCATGCAGCTGCGGCAGAACCAGCAGATCCTCGGCGACTCGCCGGCGATCCAGAAGGCGCTCAACGAAGTCGCCATGGCCGCCCCGACCCGCGCCTCCGTGCTCCTGCTCGGCGAGAGCGGCACCGGCAAGGAACTCTTCGCGCGCGCCATCCACGAGCAGAGCGAACGGCGCAGCCAGCCGTTCATCAAGATCAACTGCGCGGCCATTCCCGAAGGCCTCATCGAGAGCGCGCTGTTCGGCCACGAGAAGGGCGCCTTCACCGGCGCCATCAAGCGCGTCGAAGGCGCCTTCGAGCGCGCCAACCGCGGCACGCTGCTGCTCGACGAGATCAGCGAGATGCGGCTCGATCTCCAGGCCAAGCTCCTGCGCGTGCTGCAGGAAGGCGAGTTCGAACGCGTCGGCGGCGAGACGCCGATCAAGGTCGACGTGCGCATCATCGCGACGTCCAACCGCGCGCTCGCCGAGGACGCGGCTGAGGGGAGGTTCCGCCAGGATCTCTATTTCCGCCTCAGCGTCATCCCGATCCACATCCCGCCGCTTCGCGAACGTCGCAGCGACATCCCGTTGCTCGCCATGCGCTTCGCGATGCGCGCGGCGCAGGAGTACAAGAAGGACATCCAAGGCATCGCCCCCGACGCCATGGAGTGGCTGCGCGCCCAAGCCTGGCCCGGCAACGTCCGCGAGCTGCAGCACCTGGTGGAACGCGCCGTCGTGCTCTCGCGCGATCCGGTGCTGACCTTCCCGGCCTTCGCGGGGACCGACCGCCGCGCCACGCCCGTCGCCGTCCCCGCGACCAGTGCCGCGGCAAACCCCGCGACGCTTCCCGACGGCGCCATCGTGCTCGACTCGCTCGACATCGCCAGCGCCGAGCAGCGCTTGATCGAGGTCGCACTCGCGCGCACCAACGGCAATCGCACGAAAGCCGCGGAGCTGCTCGGCATCTCGATCCGCACGCTCCGCACGCGCCTGAACGCCCCGGACGCCTAA